Proteins co-encoded in one Arthrobacter globiformis genomic window:
- a CDS encoding DUF488 family protein: MRTPGFAAALAEVLAEAAERRTAIMCSETVWWRCHRRLIADHALLLDGAKPVHLMPAGRMSTHQPTGGVRAAGDLLIYDVVTC; this comes from the coding sequence ATGCGCACACCGGGCTTTGCCGCTGCGCTGGCCGAGGTGCTGGCGGAAGCAGCAGAACGGCGGACGGCCATCATGTGCAGCGAAACGGTTTGGTGGCGCTGTCACCGGCGGCTAATCGCTGACCACGCGCTGCTGCTCGACGGAGCGAAACCCGTGCACCTGATGCCGGCCGGCCGAATGTCGACCCATCAGCCGACCGGCGGCGTGCGGGCTGCGGGGGACCTGCTCATCTATGACGTTGTTACCTGCTGA
- a CDS encoding hydroxyacid dehydrogenase, producing MPTFYVSDEIHADVLAELNTLGQVHLGYGPEAVRYEDVRTDVDAVLLRAERFDREKIDSSPRLRIIARHGVGTDNVDIEAATDASVWVTTTPGSNSRAVAEHVFALLLSLARKVPYGAAQTTAGQWAAAKPQMNGFELHSRTLGLLGFGNIARMVATIAQGFGMHVLVHDPFVQESAIKAAGAVPATVDEVIAGSDVLSLHMPLTEQTARIIGTATLARMKSGSVLINTSRGGLVDEPALAKALQAGHLGGAGLDVLEGESVDMKDPIAYSKIQIAEVPNLIVTPHVAGQSKEAFLAAGTGALRAIQQALAGQCPEHAVNNVAAPAPA from the coding sequence ATGCCAACCTTCTACGTCTCCGACGAGATCCACGCCGACGTACTGGCAGAACTGAACACCCTGGGACAGGTTCACCTGGGCTACGGCCCGGAGGCCGTGCGCTACGAAGACGTCCGGACCGATGTCGACGCTGTCCTGCTGCGGGCCGAACGGTTCGACCGGGAAAAGATTGACTCTTCCCCCCGGCTGCGCATCATCGCCCGCCACGGTGTAGGGACCGATAACGTTGACATCGAGGCAGCTACCGACGCAAGTGTCTGGGTGACCACAACCCCGGGCAGCAACAGCCGAGCCGTGGCCGAGCACGTTTTTGCCCTCCTGCTATCCCTGGCCAGGAAAGTGCCCTACGGCGCTGCGCAGACCACAGCCGGGCAATGGGCTGCAGCCAAACCACAGATGAACGGCTTTGAACTGCATAGCCGCACCCTGGGACTCCTCGGCTTCGGCAACATCGCCCGCATGGTCGCCACCATCGCCCAAGGCTTCGGCATGCACGTGCTGGTCCATGACCCCTTCGTGCAGGAATCCGCGATCAAGGCCGCAGGTGCCGTTCCGGCAACAGTCGATGAGGTTATTGCCGGCTCGGACGTCCTAAGCCTGCACATGCCGCTGACCGAGCAAACCGCGCGGATCATCGGTACGGCCACCCTGGCCAGGATGAAGTCGGGGTCGGTGCTGATCAACACCTCCCGTGGTGGTCTCGTCGACGAGCCCGCACTGGCCAAGGCCCTGCAGGCCGGGCATCTGGGAGGGGCCGGGCTTGATGTCCTCGAAGGAGAGTCGGTGGATATGAAAGACCCCATCGCCTACTCCAAGATTCAGATCGCGGAGGTGCCGAACCTGATCGTGACCCCACATGTGGCAGGGCAAAGCAAAGAGGCCTTCCTCGCCGCCGGGACCGGTGCCTTGCGGGCCATCCAACAGGCCCTTGCCGGTCAGTGCCCGGAGCATGCCGTGAACAACGTTGCGGCACCCGCTCCCGCGTAA
- a CDS encoding IclR family transcriptional regulator, protein MPLNTEPGRSVASRLSALLFAFKAGGGSLTLADLTRRTGMPHPTVRRLALELLSEGLLERTDDGKYVIGIRVWELGTLAPRSLPLRTVALPFMEDLHAALRQHVQLAVLDGLEAVVIERMSASKALGLVSQVGGRLPLHSSGVGKVLLAHGGESLFQQVTSAGLKAYTPTTITDPEKLRTDLGEYRRTGFALVNQETSPDAQSVATAIFGTSGECVAALSVVVAAGTVNLNSVVPAVVAAGRGISRGLGAAMSRRTP, encoded by the coding sequence ATGCCGCTTAATACCGAACCTGGGCGCAGCGTGGCCTCCCGCCTCAGCGCCCTACTCTTTGCCTTCAAGGCCGGCGGCGGCAGCCTGACGCTCGCCGATCTCACCCGCCGCACTGGCATGCCCCATCCCACCGTGCGGCGACTGGCACTGGAGTTACTCTCCGAAGGCCTACTGGAGCGTACCGACGACGGTAAGTACGTCATCGGGATCCGGGTCTGGGAACTGGGCACACTTGCCCCCCGAAGTCTCCCCCTCCGCACAGTCGCCTTGCCGTTCATGGAGGATCTTCACGCTGCCTTGCGGCAACACGTCCAACTGGCGGTGCTCGACGGCCTGGAAGCTGTAGTCATCGAGCGGATGTCCGCATCCAAGGCACTCGGGCTGGTTTCCCAGGTAGGGGGTCGCCTGCCGCTGCACAGTTCCGGCGTAGGGAAAGTCCTACTGGCGCACGGCGGTGAGAGCCTGTTTCAGCAAGTCACCTCGGCGGGCTTAAAGGCCTACACGCCCACTACAATCACCGACCCCGAGAAGCTTCGAACTGACTTGGGCGAATACAGGCGGACAGGATTTGCACTGGTGAACCAGGAGACGAGTCCGGACGCACAATCCGTGGCAACGGCCATCTTTGGCACCTCCGGAGAGTGCGTTGCTGCGCTCTCGGTTGTTGTGGCAGCCGGAACAGTGAACCTGAACTCCGTTGTGCCCGCAGTAGTGGCGGCCGGCAGAGGAATCTCCCGCGGACTCGGAGCTGCAATGTCCCGACGCACCCCCTAG
- a CDS encoding RraA family protein: MYIDAATTSLTVSPRPTNPVTELVEGLKPYPTANVGDAMDRLNLMDTGIASQWATGRCVGPALTVLTREGDNLAVHRALDDAEPGDVLVINALGGTTRAVFGDLLAEICLAAGIAGVVIDGLTRDRAAIKDLGLPVWARGVSPAGPAKYGPGAVSVPVACGGTVVNPGDLITADDDGVAVIPLERAEGVLRRLEEIDKFEEDLRVRIRNSVAPALASTT, from the coding sequence ATGTATATCGACGCAGCAACTACTTCACTCACGGTCAGCCCCCGTCCCACGAACCCGGTCACTGAGCTTGTTGAGGGCCTTAAGCCGTATCCCACAGCCAACGTCGGCGACGCCATGGACCGGCTCAACCTCATGGACACCGGCATTGCGTCACAGTGGGCCACCGGCCGCTGTGTTGGTCCGGCACTGACGGTACTGACCCGGGAAGGCGACAACCTTGCCGTCCACCGTGCCCTCGATGACGCTGAACCCGGGGATGTCCTGGTCATCAACGCGCTCGGGGGAACAACCAGGGCCGTATTCGGTGACCTTTTGGCAGAAATTTGCCTCGCTGCCGGCATCGCCGGCGTCGTCATTGACGGGCTAACAAGGGACCGTGCCGCCATCAAAGACCTCGGCCTGCCCGTTTGGGCCCGCGGCGTATCACCTGCCGGGCCGGCGAAATACGGTCCCGGAGCCGTCTCAGTGCCCGTTGCCTGCGGCGGCACCGTCGTCAATCCCGGTGACCTCATTACCGCCGATGATGATGGCGTCGCCGTCATACCCCTTGAGCGCGCTGAAGGCGTACTACGCAGGCTGGAGGAGATCGACAAATTCGAAGAAGACCTCCGGGTAAGGATCAGAAACTCGGTCGCACCCGCCCTGGCCAGCACCACCTAA
- the cspE gene encoding transcription antiterminator/RNA stability regulator CspE — MATGTVKWFNAEKGFGFIAPDDGSADVFAHFSAIASSGYRSLDENQKVQFDVTQGPKGPQAENIQPL, encoded by the coding sequence ATGGCAACAGGTACGGTCAAGTGGTTCAACGCCGAAAAGGGCTTCGGTTTCATCGCCCCCGACGACGGAAGCGCTGACGTGTTCGCACACTTTTCAGCAATCGCATCCAGCGGTTACCGCTCCCTGGACGAGAACCAGAAGGTGCAGTTCGACGTCACCCAGGGCCCTAAGGGTCCGCAGGCGGAGAACATCCAGCCGCTCTAA
- a CDS encoding IclR family transcriptional regulator, protein MSDSAVAGNERIVEVLHALVTQAEAKGVRELAQALGASRSTVNRVLLSFEDHGLASVSGSGNYQVGPRLHVLGAALHDRHPMLRHAGAVLERLGEQSDATVLVALHDAPRPRVVVVSCRRRPGPIKYLLEPGTVLPLHAGATGRSILGRLGINALGDEPLEAHTPETVTERAELERLLAEDARAGYTISVGQQFPLAAGAAASFQCHGLTGSVSITRPRFLTPDEDLVRFGPMARQAAQAIEAACAEHTLPRKLDPITFPAGSTAVERIARLVTALVANPDGLPTGNDLARGIGANIATTNRLVSTALASGLALQHQGTLHPGPRLFHWAALLGPDIDPAQIARPILRKLAEESGETIGLIQFHHHSKEAVMTTVVDGVKPLHYGLASGVPIPLYAGAGGKAILAHCPPDDVRALKLEPLTERTQTNLQSLEKDLEDIRERGWAIGEGERIPDAFGVSAPYFINGTIAGSITATVTRLRLPEIDVQALAHMVQRAAQQVTRTLSIL, encoded by the coding sequence GTGAGCGACAGTGCCGTGGCAGGGAACGAGCGCATCGTCGAAGTCCTGCATGCCCTGGTCACCCAGGCTGAGGCGAAGGGCGTGCGTGAACTAGCGCAGGCCCTTGGTGCCAGCCGCAGCACCGTCAACCGTGTCCTGCTGTCCTTCGAAGACCATGGGCTGGCATCTGTCAGTGGCAGCGGGAATTATCAGGTCGGCCCGCGGCTGCACGTGCTGGGGGCAGCACTGCACGATCGCCACCCGATGCTGCGGCATGCCGGGGCGGTTTTGGAACGCCTTGGAGAGCAGTCTGACGCCACCGTGCTGGTCGCTCTTCACGACGCACCCCGGCCCCGCGTCGTCGTTGTCTCTTGCCGCCGGCGGCCTGGACCCATCAAGTATCTTCTGGAGCCCGGTACCGTCCTGCCCCTCCACGCCGGGGCCACGGGCCGGTCGATACTTGGCAGGTTAGGAATCAATGCCTTGGGAGATGAGCCGCTGGAGGCGCACACCCCGGAAACCGTGACTGAACGTGCCGAACTGGAAAGGCTGCTCGCCGAGGACGCCCGCGCCGGGTACACGATCAGCGTTGGACAACAATTCCCCCTGGCCGCGGGCGCCGCAGCGTCGTTCCAATGTCACGGTCTCACCGGATCCGTCTCGATCACCCGACCCCGCTTCCTCACCCCCGACGAGGATCTGGTCCGCTTCGGTCCCATGGCCAGGCAAGCCGCACAAGCGATTGAAGCCGCCTGTGCGGAGCACACGTTGCCACGGAAATTGGACCCCATCACTTTCCCGGCAGGATCCACCGCCGTGGAGCGCATCGCCCGCCTCGTCACCGCCCTGGTGGCCAACCCTGATGGCTTGCCCACCGGCAACGATCTCGCTCGCGGCATCGGAGCCAACATAGCCACCACAAACCGACTGGTTTCGACCGCTCTGGCCTCCGGCTTGGCCCTGCAACACCAGGGCACACTGCACCCAGGCCCGCGTCTGTTTCACTGGGCCGCCCTACTCGGCCCTGACATCGACCCCGCCCAGATTGCGCGTCCAATTCTCCGGAAACTCGCCGAAGAATCAGGTGAAACCATCGGCCTCATTCAGTTCCATCACCACTCCAAAGAAGCCGTGATGACCACGGTAGTAGACGGGGTCAAGCCCTTGCACTACGGCCTGGCCTCCGGGGTGCCCATCCCCCTTTACGCCGGCGCAGGCGGTAAAGCCATCCTCGCCCACTGTCCCCCCGACGACGTCCGGGCGCTTAAGCTCGAACCTCTGACCGAACGCACGCAAACCAATCTACAAAGCCTCGAAAAAGACCTCGAAGACATCCGCGAACGTGGATGGGCGATCGGCGAGGGTGAACGCATCCCAGACGCATTCGGCGTCAGCGCCCCCTACTTCATCAACGGAACCATCGCAGGATCCATCACCGCCACCGTTACCAGACTCCGCTTACCCGAAATCGACGTCCAGGCACTTGCCCACATGGTCCAACGAGCTGCCCAACAGGTGACGCGTACCCTTTCAATCCTCTGA
- a CDS encoding MFS transporter, which translates to MPPVSQSAPPAADALHLKKAKKATGVAAFGTFIEYYDFSVFGYVAATIAVVFFPSGDPVAGLLNTFLVFGTAFLVRPLGAIFFGRIGDRYGRRASLIGSVILMSGAAGLTALLPTYAQIGIWAPILLGLLRMLQGLSAGGEIGGAATYIREWAPVERRNLYISFIPSVGVLGKAGAAGIAALAASFVPAAEMESWGWRIPFLLAIPLGILCLVMRLKIEDSPEFTQSATKGETTKAPIVELFRNHRSRLTKVFFIALVQNIGTYIGTVYVAVYFSTVLDFTKAEAATIVLIAVTAAALLIPLAGQLGSRIGSKKLLTASYIAYIALTFPSFMLMNAGSLSLAIFGLLLGMVPYALCQAGTYAAMPEFFPVEVRHSGVAFGHSVGAVLGGAGAPYVATWLIENTGNTMIPAYMLMIFGVLGLGVLLGTVRKNTLTAASHLYR; encoded by the coding sequence ATGCCCCCAGTTAGTCAGTCCGCTCCACCAGCTGCGGATGCCCTCCATTTGAAAAAGGCGAAGAAGGCCACCGGTGTTGCCGCCTTCGGAACCTTCATCGAGTACTACGACTTCAGCGTCTTCGGCTATGTGGCCGCGACCATCGCCGTGGTGTTCTTCCCCAGCGGTGATCCCGTAGCGGGGCTTCTGAACACCTTCCTGGTTTTCGGTACGGCCTTCCTGGTCCGGCCGCTGGGCGCGATCTTCTTCGGGCGCATCGGGGACCGCTACGGCCGGCGCGCCAGCCTCATCGGTTCAGTGATCCTGATGAGCGGCGCGGCAGGGCTTACCGCGCTGCTGCCGACATACGCGCAGATCGGTATCTGGGCACCCATCCTGCTGGGCCTGCTCAGGATGCTGCAAGGCCTCTCCGCAGGCGGAGAAATCGGGGGAGCTGCCACCTACATCCGCGAATGGGCCCCAGTGGAACGCCGCAACCTCTACATCTCCTTCATCCCCAGCGTCGGCGTGCTGGGTAAGGCCGGAGCCGCAGGAATTGCTGCACTGGCTGCGTCTTTTGTGCCCGCTGCCGAAATGGAGTCCTGGGGCTGGCGGATCCCGTTCCTCCTCGCGATCCCGCTGGGCATCCTGTGCCTGGTGATGCGGTTGAAGATCGAAGACAGCCCGGAGTTCACACAGAGCGCGACCAAAGGTGAGACGACCAAGGCTCCGATCGTTGAACTGTTCCGCAACCACCGCTCACGGCTGACAAAGGTCTTCTTTATCGCCCTCGTGCAGAACATCGGAACCTACATTGGCACCGTCTACGTCGCCGTCTACTTCAGCACGGTCCTGGACTTCACCAAGGCCGAAGCCGCGACCATTGTGCTCATTGCCGTCACCGCCGCGGCCCTGCTGATCCCACTGGCCGGCCAACTGGGCAGCCGCATCGGCAGCAAGAAACTTCTGACCGCCTCCTACATCGCCTACATCGCGCTCACGTTCCCCTCATTCATGCTCATGAACGCCGGCTCATTGTCGCTGGCTATCTTCGGCCTGCTCCTTGGCATGGTGCCGTACGCCCTCTGCCAGGCCGGCACCTACGCCGCCATGCCCGAGTTCTTCCCCGTCGAGGTCCGGCACAGCGGAGTCGCATTCGGCCACAGCGTCGGAGCAGTGCTCGGCGGCGCCGGCGCCCCCTATGTCGCCACCTGGCTCATCGAGAACACCGGCAACACCATGATTCCCGCCTACATGCTGATGATCTTCGGTGTCCTGGGCCTGGGCGTGCTGCTGGGCACGGTCCGCAAAAACACCCTCACCGCCGCTTCCCATCTCTACCGCTAG
- a CDS encoding MFS transporter yields the protein MSAKTSPAREGRTGPMKVAMASFIGTSVEYYDFFIYGTAAALVFPNLFFPDASPLMGTLLSFATFGVGFLARPLGGIVFGHFGDRVGRKKMLIISLVGMGAATFLMGLLPGYAQIGMAAPILLTVLRIFQGFMVGGEWGGATLMAVEHAPKGKKGFYGAFPQMGAPAGTSLATIAFLGATQLPGDQFITWGWRLPFLVSAVLVIVGLVIRLAIAESPAFAAAREKQELVKLPIKEAFRRHPKEIFLVAGTYLSQGVFAYITMSYLVNYSTSIVKIDRTTVLLGIFVAGLVAVILLPVFGALSDTYGRKTMYLTGAVAMGVLIGPAFMLINTGVAANFILAVVLIFGIAMSPASGVTGSLFSMVFSREVRYTGASVGYTISQICGSAFAPTIATALFAATQSSDSIVIYLLIVSAISIISVALLPGGWGRKEAARQNGEHPDTKRTAEHSVGAEA from the coding sequence ATGTCAGCGAAGACATCCCCAGCTCGCGAAGGCCGCACCGGCCCGATGAAGGTTGCCATGGCAAGCTTCATCGGAACCAGCGTCGAATACTACGATTTCTTTATCTACGGCACAGCAGCAGCATTGGTCTTTCCTAATCTGTTTTTCCCCGACGCCAGCCCGCTCATGGGCACATTGCTCTCCTTCGCCACCTTCGGCGTCGGATTCCTCGCCCGGCCCCTGGGTGGCATTGTTTTCGGGCACTTCGGTGACCGGGTCGGCCGGAAGAAGATGCTCATCATCTCCCTCGTTGGCATGGGCGCCGCGACATTCCTGATGGGCCTTCTGCCCGGCTACGCCCAGATCGGGATGGCCGCGCCAATTCTGCTGACCGTCCTGCGCATTTTCCAGGGCTTCATGGTCGGCGGTGAATGGGGCGGAGCCACGCTCATGGCCGTCGAACACGCGCCCAAGGGTAAAAAGGGCTTTTACGGAGCATTCCCCCAGATGGGCGCCCCCGCCGGCACCAGCCTCGCCACCATCGCCTTCCTCGGAGCCACCCAGCTCCCCGGTGACCAATTCATCACATGGGGCTGGCGGCTCCCCTTCCTCGTTAGCGCCGTCCTGGTCATTGTCGGACTGGTTATCCGACTTGCCATCGCTGAAAGCCCGGCCTTCGCAGCCGCCCGCGAGAAGCAGGAACTCGTCAAACTCCCCATCAAGGAAGCCTTCCGCCGCCACCCCAAGGAGATCTTCCTCGTCGCCGGGACCTACCTCAGCCAGGGCGTCTTCGCCTACATCACCATGTCCTACCTGGTGAACTACTCAACCTCCATCGTGAAAATCGACCGAACGACCGTCTTGCTCGGAATCTTCGTCGCCGGACTAGTGGCCGTCATCCTCTTGCCGGTCTTCGGCGCCCTCTCCGACACGTACGGTCGCAAAACGATGTACCTCACCGGCGCGGTGGCCATGGGCGTACTCATCGGACCGGCCTTCATGCTCATCAATACCGGTGTCGCCGCCAACTTCATCCTGGCCGTGGTGCTGATCTTCGGTATCGCGATGTCGCCCGCCTCAGGTGTAACCGGCTCTTTGTTTTCCATGGTCTTTTCCAGGGAGGTTCGCTACACAGGAGCCTCGGTCGGATACACCATCTCCCAGATCTGCGGATCCGCATTCGCCCCAACAATTGCAACTGCCCTGTTCGCAGCCACCCAGTCCAGCGACTCGATCGTTATCTACCTCCTTATCGTCTCGGCCATCTCCATCATCTCCGTGGCACTGCTGCCCGGCGGCTGGGGACGAAAAGAAGCAGCACGGCAGAACGGCGAGCATCCGGACACCAAGCGGACCGCGGAACACAGCGTGGGCGCGGAGGCCTGA
- a CDS encoding DUF488 domain-containing protein codes for MRSEPTILLTVGHGASDEEDFRNLLEAAEVASVVDVRIGPGSRKHPHFGKDRLEEWLPAAGIAYRWEQRLGGFRKLPPDSPDTALRNESFGPTRPTCAHRALPLRWPRCWRKQQNGGRPSCAAKRFGGAVTGG; via the coding sequence ATGAGGTCCGAACCTACGATCCTGCTCACCGTGGGGCACGGTGCCTCCGACGAGGAGGACTTCCGGAACTTGCTGGAGGCAGCGGAGGTTGCTTCCGTCGTCGATGTGCGGATCGGGCCGGGCAGCCGGAAGCATCCACACTTTGGCAAAGATCGGTTGGAAGAATGGCTGCCAGCGGCGGGGATCGCCTACCGCTGGGAGCAGCGGCTGGGCGGCTTCCGTAAGCTACCGCCGGATTCGCCCGACACTGCCCTGCGCAATGAGTCCTTCGGGCCTACGCGGCCTACATGCGCACACCGGGCTTTGCCGCTGCGCTGGCCGAGGTGCTGGCGGAAGCAGCAGAACGGCGGACGGCCATCATGTGCAGCGAAACGGTTTGGTGGCGCTGTCACCGGCGGCTAA